The genomic stretch GTTCTATATTCTTTTTCTGGGGAATTACAGCAAAACTAAGTCTTATTTAAAGGTagtatccttttttttcttttgaagtctTTATCAGTGTAGCTCTTCTGTTTGTTCTTTAtgacaaaatgtaaacaacaAACTATGATTAGAAAATTTACTAGAGAAGTGACAGAGCATCAAAACTGTGATAGTGAcaagaaatcaaaacaaagaataaaaataatgattaatGAAAGAACTTCTATATTTGTCTTTGATGTGAAATACGTTGGATTGGAAAACTCTGATCTGAAGAGATAAATTTgaaaggtaggcagggcaggctaaAAGCCAAACTTCATAAAACAACTGAAAGGTCGTAATTAACTTTCTGCAGTTGTCAAAATACCAGCTTgctttccagcagctcctttgaAGCCAAGGTATCAGCTCTTTTACCATGTATTATGAATGTAGGAGCTTGCAGCTAGGCTGTGTAGCTTTGAGTTTCTGGTTCCTCTCCCTGTTTATTAAAGATTTTAATCTCCCCTCTCTTAAGAGGTGGCTTGCCATGAGCAGAAGTCAGTGTTCTTAAGATGTGTTTGTGGGAAACAGGCTGTTCTCCAGGGCCTGCTGTTTTCATCAGGTTTCTCCTTGCTTTTCCCCTATTATCTGTGGCAAACCCCTGATAAATGTGCTCCTGATTGGCCttccacagctgctccctgtccttTCAAAGTCTTTCAGCTGAAGGTATTCAGATAAAAAATTGGGCCTTTAATTATGTAGGAGTTAAAGCATTTCTGTAACAGACAGGCCCTTTGGTGCATGGCCCTGCTTCAGCTGGGtctgtgtgctgcagagcaggctcAGCCTTGTGGGCACTCTTGGAATCAGCTGTGAATGGAGCCATCTCCTCTTTTGCCCCGGTTCTGGCTGGATACTGACATGGAATCCTGGTTTTCAGGACACACAGGAGTTCCTGCGCTGCCTGATGGATCAGCTGCACGAGGAACTGAAGGAACCCATCGTTTCAGAGACCAGGGACATGGACAGCAGCGAGCAGGAGGACAAGCGGGAGGGTGACCGAAGCCCTTCAGAGGACGAGTTCCTGTCCTGTGACTCCAGCAGTGACAGGGGTGAAGGAGAGGGCCAGAGTCGGACCTCAGGGagcatgggcagcagctccctggcagaGACAGAGCTGCTGATCCAGGATGAAGCAGGGAGAGGGATCTCAGAGAAAGAGAGGATGAAGGACAGGAAGTTCTCATGTGGCCATCGGCGCAGCAACTCAGAGCAGGTGGATGAGGATGCAGATGTTGATACTACAATGATGCCAGTGGATGGCAGAGCCTCACCTGAGATGCTGCcagctccctgtcctgccagcccATGCAGGACACCAGGTATACCCCTCTTTCAGTTGGGATATTTTCCAGGAAGATGTGTTACCATCCTCCACAGGCACTATGATGTAGTGCAGCGGCAAACACATAGTGGGATTGTTCCTTCTCTGTGTTTCAAAAGATTTTGCATCCAAAGTTTTCCTCAGTCCCTGCCTTTGTGCACAATTGCCTCTGTAAGTGTACTTGATGAGCCAGAGGTGCTTAGCTAGGCTGTGAGCTGAGTAAAGGCACAGCAGTGAGAGCTGCCTCTGCCAAGCCTGCACTGTATTGATGCCTTTTAAGAAAAAAGGTTTGGTATGTGTACATCTCTTTATTTCATATGCTGGCCTGGGGAAATACTAACTGTGGAAAAGGCATGGCAGAAGGTATTTGCTAATGTTGGACTGTGGACTTTagggagagaaaagggagaagCAGTTTGAGCATTTCTGTGTcttagggaaaagaaaagagcagCAGTGTGGAGTCACCTCAAGCTGAACATATCCGATCTTTCAACGCTTCTTTATGTAAGAGTCTTACTCTGCCAGCTGGCACTGAAAGGCAGCAATGCTGTCTGTGTGGTTTAGGGCTACAGGAGCAAGCTGCAAAATCTAATTAGTCATAAGTGTGAAAAAATGGCAGGttgttttctggggttttttaggaTGTAATTATTAGCTGTTAGGTACAGCTCCGTATACACTCTCTCCCgtgactgagggagctgtgtCTGCCAGCCTGTGCAAGCAGCACAGTTAATGGACACTGAACTGTGCCTTTGAGAAAGATTCtgtgctggagcacagagctAGGCTGACACAGATTGCAGTGGAGTTGCCTTTCATAGCTGTGGTTTTCACCAGTGCCCTTGtccctccccattttcccaagCAGAACCTGACAATGATGCCTATGTGCGCTGCTCCTCGCGCCCCTGCAGTCCAGTCCATCATGAAATGCACTCCAAGCTGTCCAGCAGTCCTCCCCGCTCCAGTCCTGCCAGGCTTGGACCTTCCTACATCCTCAAGAAAGGTAGGGCAAAGAGGGATTGCTGGGAGGCAAAGGGGGGAGCATGTagaggaaaggagagagggaaTCCATCATGAATTCTTGATTAACAGATGTAAAAAGTGCTGGTTCCCCTGGACATCAGGGTGTTCTAAAATAGTATTTGGCAAAGACTACAGTAAACCTGCAGATAAAGTCAAGCTCTGGGCACAGTGATGTTCTAGTGTGGGGCCTGAAATGATCAATGTCTGCATCTGTGTGCTGTGTTTGTCATTAATAAAATGGCTGTCAAGTcccaggcacaggctctgtccctTTAGGGGAGTGTGGAAATACATAAACATTTGTCTGCCAGACTTGAATTTCATGGCATGTGGGCCAGAGAGCTGTAAGATGCTGTTACTGACAGAGCTTCCTGCCTCTTGGACATCCTGGGCTCACAGGAATGGAATTAGGGCTGCAGatgtccctgcagtgctgggagcactgtCAGGCTGCAGAATAGAGCCTGGCTTGTGTTGTTATCAAACTGGTCCCTTCATCCCAGAGCAAATTGCAAATCAAAATCCCTCAGTGCTGCACAGTCTGCAAACACAATGGCTTGTGCTTGTACCACTgtccctccagctgctgcatgAGGACATTCTTTCTTCAGCCCCTTGGCTGAGGTCAGCACAGCTGCAGATGTTCTGGCTGCATGAAAACCACTCTGTCTGCCTGCACGTGTGTGTGGGGACAGGGTTTGTTGTTAAACAAAACCTTGCATTTGGCCAGTCCCTGCTGTGGAGAGTCCTTTCCTGTGTGAGACACTTGGGGAACACGTGGTAAATGTCAGAGGGGTAAAAAAGGGACAAAGTACAGAGGCAGAGGGGGAGAGGAAGTGAAATGCAAAGCTTGGAGCAAAGTGTCACAAGACCTCAGAAAACCAGGGACTgtctgtggcagggctgggcttctaAACATGTAAAAGGCTGGAAACAGGAGGTCTCCAGTACAACAGTTTCTGCCTCCTGAGAGCCAGCTGGTGTTGGCTCAGTTGGCTTCCTCTCCCTTGTaccacacacagcagcagagtCCTCCATGTCTCTTCACAACTTGCCTCACCACGTCCCTGGGATGGGGTCTGAACATCAGGACAATGCTTGTCCCTTGTCCTTATGTGGTTGTGTGACTCTGTGGAGACTGAGAGGGccattccctgttccccagCCCAGATGCAGGCttctgggaaaaagaagaaggagcTCCGGTACCGCAGTGTGATTTCCGACATCTTCGACGGCTCCATCCTCAGCCTGGTGCAGTGCCTCACCTGTGACAGAGTGAGTGTCCTGGGCCTCCCACTCACCAGCACGGGCTTTGTGCTCGTAGATCTCTTGCTAGGGAATGGTGCTGCTCTTTCCAAAccctgtgggatgcagctgctgtggccatAGGTGGTGGCAGGGGAGGGGTGAGAATGTGCCATGCCAAGGAGATGTGTTTCTGTGTTTGCTGATCTGTGTTACTGAGTTGACCCAGCAGTATCACATTCACATCAGGAAACTGAGTCCAGTGCTACAAAAGCCATGAAAGAAGTCAGTGCTGACAGCAGGGAAGAATAATTAGCCACAGGGAgttgctcctgctgccagctcaggtTTCTAGCCTAGGCTAAATCCAAGCAGTGATAAAAGGTGATGAAGATGAGGTGTCAGCTCCATTACACACATGGGAAGCCCTGACCTGTTCCTCTTGGGTATTTCCAGGTTTCTACAACAGTGGAGACATTCCAGGACCTGTCACTCCCAATCCCAGGGAAAGAGGACTTGGCCAAGCTGCACTCTGCCATTTACCAAAATGTGCCAGCCAAGACAGGAGCATGTGGGGACAACTACGCCTCACAGGGCTGGATTGCTTTCATCATGGAGTACATCCGGAGGTGTGTTCCCTTTGCAGCACCTCTGTTCTCTGGGAtttgccctgcagtgctggaagcagcccTCCCAACCAGTGGTGTTAACATGGCCATGTCAGCTGGAACCTTTCCTTGGAGCACAGTGTGTGGTACCTCACAGGACTTTGAGCCTTTCCATGAGGAGCAGTTGTTACTGCTCCTCTAGATCTGTCACACACCTTGAGAGCTCTTGTGCAGCTGATCACCCCTCACTGCTGCCTCAGACTTGCCTTCCAGAGCAAATTAATTCCTGGTGTAGTTTTCCAAATAATTTCCAGTTTGAGTAGGAACAtcagctgagagcagctgtgctttccctgctcctctgggatgTGGGATGAGCTTAGGCCCTACAGCTCGAAGGAAATTTATCATCCACTTGGGGTTTTGTGTGCCAAAGCATTCGGCTATTTTATTTATAACTCTTAATCCCTTTCCTCTGCAGATTTGTGGTGTCCTGTATCCCTagctggttttggggtcctgTGGTGACACTGGAGGATTGCCTTGCTGCCTTTTTTGCAGCAGATGAGTTGAAGGGTgagtttttttggtggggtcTGACAGCATGGAGGAGCATTCCATAAGCATTTAAGCATTTCAAAGGCAGATTAAATCTCCAATAAATCCTGCCTTGGTGTGTCATTAGAGACTGGCAGTGCCAAAAGTTGGCAGCTCAGCATCTCTGAGCAGGAGGGATCTTTTCTACCTGCTCAGGGGTGGGAAATCTGGGTGAGAGTGTCCTCAgtgaggagcaggcagagctgtgggttgGTTGAGTGCTGTGGCTCCTCAGTTTCTTCACTTTCTCATCCTTCCTGCTAATTGGCTGCATCCCTTTCTTGCCTACACTTACTGAGAGGAGTTGTTCTGATCTTTTCTCATCCCTGGCCTGCCCAAAAGGCTCTTAATCTGCTTTCTCTGCACTGTCTGGAAAGGTAGCTGTGTCAGCCTTGTATGCTCTGAGCAGATGCATTATGGCTCTCCTCTCTCTACAGGGGACAACATGTACAGCTGTGAACGGTGTAAGAAGTAAGTTGGCATTATCTGTTCTGTGTTGCATGTCTGGAGTTTTATTTCtggaattttctttctctgtactGCTGTCAGATATTTCGCTGTGTCCTCTGCCTGGACAATTCTGCTGGAATTCAGGATTTGTCTTGGATTCCAAAGGGAGCAAGACCCAGCTATGCCTTTGCTCTAGAGAGTCCTCACAGCtcgtttctcttcctccctcagGCTGCGGAATGGAGTAAAGTACTGCAAAGTCCTGCGGCTCCCAGAGGTGGGTAAAGGCACCTTGTTTCCTAATTCTCTTCTAGCAGCCATTGAGGAAGTCAGGAGGCCAGAGGTAGAATAAAACCAGCAGGGTTTTTGGTGGCAAAAATATCTAATCTGTATTTAGATCAGAAGAGACTTTCTCAGTCTAAGCTGATGAGCCAGCAGGATTCATGAGAAACAGGCAAAGAGCTCCTGCAAAGATCAGACACACAGAGAtgtgctgtgctcccagggctgccatggcaaaACTGCTCTTTGGTCTCCTCTGTCCTTGGTCTTTTAGATCCTTTGCATCCACTTGAAGCGGTTCCGGCACGAGGTGATGTATTCCTTCAAGATCAACAGCCACGTCTCCTTCCCCTTGGAGGGGCTGGACCTGAGACCCTTCCTGGCCAAGGAGTGTGTGTCCCAAATCACCACCTACGACCTCCTGTCTGTCATCTGTCACCACGGCACGGCTGGCAGTGAGTCCCTgtctgggagaggagcagggtgggagGAGTGTGAGTGAGGCAGGAGGGTGGTCAGGAATAGCCAACACCTCCTGAGACCCCTCCATTCTCAGcctgagcagcctctgccctTTGGAAAGTGAACTGAGCAGCTTCTGACAGATCCCCTGCAGCTCTTTCAGCCTCCCCACAGGCTTGGCTCCAACCCTTTCCCACTGTTCAGTCTTGCTGAGAGGCTCTTCCAAGGAAGGCAAAtcagggtgacagtgccaggctctgctgctccagcaaagcttgcctgAGCAGgaattatcctttttttttttgtctctctctctgctctgtgccagcagctaatcctgtttgtgctgctgccatTATCCCAGGCCTGCCTTGTGTCTGCACTGCagatcccagcagtgctgtgctttcTGTTCCAGGTGGGCACTACATTGCCTACTGCCAGAACGTGATCAATGGCCAGTGGTACGAGTTCGATGACCAGTACGTCACCGAGGTGCACGAGACCGTGGTGCAGAATGCAGAAGCCTACGTGCTGTTCTACAGGTGagctgtgccctcagcccctTCCTGGGCACAGAACACCTGGAAATGCATTTCCCACATGGAgttctcctctccctgctccaggaaaaGCAGTGAGGAGGCTGTGAGGGAGCGTCAGAAGGTCGTGTCCCTGGCCAGCATGAAGGAGCACAGTTTGCTGCAGTTCTACATCTCTCGAGAGTGGCTCAATAAATTCAACACCTTTGCTGAGCCTGGGCCCATCACCAACCACACCTTTCTGTGCTCCCATGGAGGTAAGGCTGCTGGACCTGGGAGCAGCACCTCTGATGCTTCCAAATGCAGGAAAAAGCTCCAGCTGCCATCCTGATCCGGGGAAGCTGCAGTGGGATCATCTTTGGCAGAAACTCCAGCCTGCTCAGGGAGGGATGAGACAATTACCCATTGTGCTGCTGGTTGGAGGCCTGGGGGGATGTTTAGTGCTGGGAAACAACAGTTTTCAGTTCtctgtgtttaaaaacaaacctgTAGAAAGCAGATAGGGCAGGGTTTATCTGTGTTACCctgtcagcagggctggccctcGGGGTTTGTTTAGAGAAGGGACCTGATAGCACATCTGCCTGCTGCTGTTTAATCAGCCATGCTGGGGAGCACTCAGTGTTTGTAAATCTCTCTTCTAAATTGGAAATGAAGCACTTGATTGGAAATTAGGGCCGTGGATTGAGAAACCTCCACAGTTAATGAACTTATGACTTCTGTCTTCCATTAGGAAAGAATGCAGACTCTGGAATCAGAGTTCTCAGAATGGAAAATCTGCCTTCTTATCTGTGTCTGTTGTACACAGCAGTAATGAGATCCCTGATTAACTCTTCCACTTGCCTTTCCTCCACAGGGATCCCTCCTAATAAATACCATTACATTGATGACCTGGTTGTGATTCTGCCCCAAAACGTGTGGGAATATCTCTACAACAGGTGAATATGGCCATTCCATTCTTTCTCCCAGTATTTGTAGAGTGTCCTGATGTAAGGATGAGCTGTATCAGTGCCTGTCCCAAAAAGATAGCAAGAGATAAGCCAGAAGAGGAAAATATGGCTGAGTaaaggcagctctgtgccctcagctgcagaTGCACCTCCCTCACCAGTGTCTGGAGTGGTATAAAAATCCCTGTCAGTAGGATGTAGGGCTGGGAAGAGTTTCCACTCTGCTGCAGTTCTCCATTGCCCTgcctctccctgtgcccaggtttGGGGGTGGCCCTGCTGTGAACCATCTGTACGTGTGCTCCATTTGCCAAGTGGAGATCGAAGCCCTGGCCAAGCGCAGGAGGATCGAAATCGACACCTTCATCAAGGTTGGCATGGGAAGCACCTGGAGCAAGgcaaagggcagggctggggaaggcaggcCTGGAAAAGTGCCTGTTTTCCAGAATGtgacctgcagcacagccaggagtcTGGCCTGGGGGTTCCCCAGTGCAGAGGGGCAGCTGGGGcatggcagtgctgtgcagacAGAAATTGTGAAACCATCCTTGTCttgtgcctgctctgtgagcaGAACAGGGGGTGAGGAGGGAATTCCATGGGGTTCTCCTGGAGAACTGGCCTTACAGTTAATGGAAGGGCCCCCCCCAAGATCTCAGGAGTGGCTGAGTCCTTTCTGTTTCTGTCCCAGCTGAACAAGGCTTTCCAGGCAGAGGAGTCTCCAAGTGTCATCTACTGTATCAGCATGCAGTGGTTCCGGGAGTGGGAGGCCTTTGTCAAGGGCAAGGATAATGGTAAGGATCAGACACTGGGGTCTgtcagggggacaggggggatgGAAATGAGTCCATTTACTGGGTCTGGGCTGAGCACTGCCCCTGGCTGGGGTGACAAAGCTGGGCAGGGTTCAGGCACCAGCCACTGGGGCTGCCTGCAggtccccagggcaggacaaAAATGACCAAGAGAAATTAGGAAAGCATCTGAATGTGGAGGCAGCAAGGAAATCAGATGGTTTTTGACATGTTTGTTCTCCTACAGAGCCCCCTGGACCAATTGACAACACCAAGATTGCTCTCACAAAACCAGGTGGCCACGTGCAAGTCAAGCAGGGTAAGGCTGGTGCTTATTGCCCAAGGTGCTCCTAAAAGGTAAAGGAGACTGTTCCACTGGATCTGGCTGTGCATAATGAAATCCCAGAGCAAGATGGTGTTGCAGAGGATGATAATTCTCtaccctgcccctgccctgagTGAGCCAGTCCTCcagtggcagctcctgcctgcccagattGCTGCTGACTGGTTCTGCAgacccccagctcctgccttgctgctccccaggcccctTCCACCACTCCCCTTTGTGCTGGAGCTTTGATCTTGTGTTGCTTTTGATGTGGTCTTCTCTCAGCATCTGTTGTGGTCCAGCTCCCAAAGTTAAAACAGCCTCAGGTAGTGCCTGGcaaggtttagattggatattaggaaaactTTCTATATGGGAAGGGCTGTCAGAGTTTGGAAGAGGAGGGAtgtaaaagatgtgtagatgtggtgcTTGTGGACATGGATTAATGGAGAACACACCGGTGCTTCCAGCAGgaggtggcactgcaggggctttGTGGAGGGACCACGGgtgtctcctcctcctcctgggatGGGCCTTTGTGGGGAGCTGTTTGGAGGGGAAATCCTGGCGTTGTGGTGCCCTGacctttccctcctgctgcatCCGGTGATCGCTGTTTCCCTTCCAGGTGCTGACTACGGGCAGATCTCTGAGGAGACCTGGGTTTATTTAAGCACCCTGTACGGAGGGGGGCCCGAGATCGCCATCAGACAGAACGTGGCCCAGGTGCAGGAGCTGGAAAACCTCCACGGGGAGCAGAAGATCGAAGCAGAGACACGAGCAGTGTGATCTGtgcagaggggcagggcagggacgcACAGGTACCGCTGTGGGGACGGGAGGCTGGGAATCCTCCCTTGGCTGGGACTCGAGGTGTGTGCAGGCaggcttcctcctcctcctcctcctcctcctcctcctctcatgTGGCTCTGAGCACGGGGtggtgctgggagaggctggcacagagctgcacctcccctctggctgcagccACGGTCACAGGCTTGTCCTGACCTGAGCCCTCTCCCTTCCTTTGCTTCCACCAAACCAGCGCTCCCAGCTTGGCCCCAGtgcactgagctctgctcctTGCAGGTTTTGCTTTTGGCACTTCTCTTTTTAATTCAAACATGTAAAGATGAGACATTATTTATGTTTCCAGCAGGCAGTGGTGCAAGCAGAGAAACCTGAGTTTGAGTCTGAGTAAAGCCATGGGGTCTCCTGTGGTTTTGTGCTGGTGGTGCTGTCACAACTCCCTAGTTTTGCTCTTTATTGAATTCTTGCAAATTCAGTTGCAGTCAATTAAGAAATTTGGAAAGAagctcttcccttctcctttcacTCACAAACCCACACCTTCATGGTCCtgcagaattttattttctccttgtgTCTGCTCTCCTATGTTCAGCACATTTTTGGACAACAAAGCTGGAAGGCTCCTCCTTCCCAAAGCCTTCTTcaggctggccctgccctgtgtctgtctgccctcagctgctgagggGGTGAGGCTGAGGAGGGGCCCCTTTGTTCACTCCTGagggggcacctggggctggggcctggctgagcagggcccaggctGGTGAAGCAGCTTTTAGGAACGAGCTCTTTGTGCAAACAAGCCCCACCTGTGTGCTGAGGTCATTCCAGATGTCCTGTGTGTGTACAGTGGCTCATTGAATCCATTTGCTCCCAGATCTGCTGCCACCAATGCAGCAGAGACAGAAATGAGGGCAGAAAAGGCCCAACTCCACTTTCCTCAGCAGGGCCATTCTTAACGTGCTTTTTGTTCATCCTGCAGCAAGCCAGGAGTTGAATCTTTGCAAGGCTTTGAGAGCAGTTTaatggaggcagagctgggcctgaGGAGCCAAATTCTGTTCATGGTGTGGGTGATgccacagcaccaagcctgtcCTGCATGGAGCTGGGACCTCCTGAGCTCCTCACAAAAaatgggagagagggaaaggcTGCTCCTTGACTTAGAGATAGAAGGGGGTAGGACAGGAgaatttgagaagaaaaatgtgGCCTTCatggtttcttttttctttttttttttttttttgttttagatCAGATATTTGTTGCATAAAGCAACTTCTTTAAAAACTGTCTATAATTGATTCAGCATGTTAATTTTACAGTTCTGTTCATGGGATGCTTGTTTAGAGGCAGCCAGACCCTAGGGGAGGTCAGAGAATGAGCCACTGTTGAGAGTCTCATTGTTCCAAGCTGTCTTTAttccccagtgcagcagccctgggctgtgctgcagagcctgcagggctgcatgtcTGTGTTGTCTGTGTTCCAGAGGGTGCTGTACACACTGTAATGACACTCCTGTGCTTCAGTGTTAGACCTTGTGCTGAAAGTGGTACAATAAATACATGTGCATTCAACAAGGCCTGCCTTGCCTGCTGAGAGGGGCTgacagctccagggagcaggggggggaaggaagaaaacaaaatgaaatgtaaaataaaatccaaacttCCTGCTGAGCAGAGGCTGTGTGGGGACAGATCCTTCAGCAAGAGGAGTCTGAGGCCACTAAACCATCCTGTGCCCCTTCAGACCTCCCTTCACCTTTCATAAACCCCCTTGCACCTGAGAGTGCCTCAGAAAGCCTGGGCAGGGGGGgtctggatgtgctgctcatgGACAATGTTGTTATCCTGGAATTGTTATCCTGGAAGTAACTTGCAAGGGAAGGAGTTGAAGTTTCATTGAGCTGTTCCAGGATTCTACAAGAGTTTCCTGTCACTGTTTTGTGGCCAAATATCCCTGCAGGTCCATTCCCCTGCCTTGGTAACACAGTCAGCAGCCTGTTCCCAGGGAACACCaggctctggcactgggaatttACAGTTTCTaaagcagccccaggggctggagcagcaggaattccctGCCCAAGCGagtgctgcagcctcagctggaGCCTGAGGTATTTGAAGAAGCAGAGCTGGGTAATAAGAACATGCAGTTTGTTCTTGAGCAGCTTGGAGTCAGCTGTCCAAACTTGGGTCTTCCAAAGAAATCTCTCACCTGAGCAACTGAACAGCTCCAGACTTCCCAGAGACACCAAGAACTGCCCTCAGGGACTGCTCAGGGTCCACaaacagctccagggctgctctggcaaAGCCCTGACTGCTCTGGGCAAGGACTGGAGGGTTTGTTCTGCATCCTGATTTCACCTGAGCTCCAACTGCAGCCTTGCTTTCCTCCAGCTCCACTGTGGCACTTCTGAGCACACCTCAGACAGCTCTGGGAGCCAGTGCCAATGCTGATCTCTTATCAGTTCACTTTGCAAataatttccccctttttttatCAGGTTCCTTT from Agelaius phoeniceus isolate bAgePho1 chromosome 21, bAgePho1.hap1, whole genome shotgun sequence encodes the following:
- the USP20 gene encoding ubiquitin carboxyl-terminal hydrolase 20 isoform X1, which translates into the protein MGDTRDICPHLDSIGEVTTDDLLLKSKGTCQSCGAVGPNLWACLQIGCPYVGCGESFADHSTLHAQAKKHNLTVNLTTFRVWCYACEREVFLEQRLAQPPSPPSKFPEPVGLWHAGQAWEPGQDSPLPAHPLKAVPIAVADEGESESEDDDLKPRGLTGMKNLGNSCYMNAALQALSNCPPLTQFFLECGGLVRTDKKPALCKSYQKLVSEVWHKKRPSYVVPSSLSHGIKLVNPMFRGYAQQDTQEFLRCLMDQLHEELKEPIVSETRDMDSSEQEDKREGDRSPSEDEFLSCDSSSDRGEGEGQSRTSGSMGSSSLAETELLIQDEAGRGISEKERMKDRKFSCGHRRSNSEQVDEDADVDTTMMPVDGRASPEMLPAPCPASPCRTPEPDNDAYVRCSSRPCSPVHHEMHSKLSSSPPRSSPARLGPSYILKKAQMQASGKKKKELRYRSVISDIFDGSILSLVQCLTCDRVSTTVETFQDLSLPIPGKEDLAKLHSAIYQNVPAKTGACGDNYASQGWIAFIMEYIRRFVVSCIPSWFWGPVVTLEDCLAAFFAADELKGDNMYSCERCKKLRNGVKYCKVLRLPEILCIHLKRFRHEVMYSFKINSHVSFPLEGLDLRPFLAKECVSQITTYDLLSVICHHGTAGSGHYIAYCQNVINGQWYEFDDQYVTEVHETVVQNAEAYVLFYRKSSEEAVRERQKVVSLASMKEHSLLQFYISREWLNKFNTFAEPGPITNHTFLCSHGGIPPNKYHYIDDLVVILPQNVWEYLYNRFGGGPAVNHLYVCSICQVEIEALAKRRRIEIDTFIKLNKAFQAEESPSVIYCISMQWFREWEAFVKGKDNEPPGPIDNTKIALTKPGGHVQVKQGADYGQISEETWVYLSTLYGGGPEIAIRQNVAQVQELENLHGEQKIEAETRAV
- the USP20 gene encoding ubiquitin carboxyl-terminal hydrolase 20 isoform X2, which gives rise to MGDTRDICPHLDSIGEVTTDDLLLKSKGTCQSCGAVGPNLWACLQIGCPYVGCGESFADHSTLHAQAKKHNLTVNLTTFRVWCYACEREVFLEQRLAQPPSPPSKFPEPDSPLPAHPLKAVPIAVADEGESESEDDDLKPRGLTGMKNLGNSCYMNAALQALSNCPPLTQFFLECGGLVRTDKKPALCKSYQKLVSEVWHKKRPSYVVPSSLSHGIKLVNPMFRGYAQQDTQEFLRCLMDQLHEELKEPIVSETRDMDSSEQEDKREGDRSPSEDEFLSCDSSSDRGEGEGQSRTSGSMGSSSLAETELLIQDEAGRGISEKERMKDRKFSCGHRRSNSEQVDEDADVDTTMMPVDGRASPEMLPAPCPASPCRTPEPDNDAYVRCSSRPCSPVHHEMHSKLSSSPPRSSPARLGPSYILKKAQMQASGKKKKELRYRSVISDIFDGSILSLVQCLTCDRVSTTVETFQDLSLPIPGKEDLAKLHSAIYQNVPAKTGACGDNYASQGWIAFIMEYIRRFVVSCIPSWFWGPVVTLEDCLAAFFAADELKGDNMYSCERCKKLRNGVKYCKVLRLPEILCIHLKRFRHEVMYSFKINSHVSFPLEGLDLRPFLAKECVSQITTYDLLSVICHHGTAGSGHYIAYCQNVINGQWYEFDDQYVTEVHETVVQNAEAYVLFYRKSSEEAVRERQKVVSLASMKEHSLLQFYISREWLNKFNTFAEPGPITNHTFLCSHGGIPPNKYHYIDDLVVILPQNVWEYLYNRFGGGPAVNHLYVCSICQVEIEALAKRRRIEIDTFIKLNKAFQAEESPSVIYCISMQWFREWEAFVKGKDNEPPGPIDNTKIALTKPGGHVQVKQGADYGQISEETWVYLSTLYGGGPEIAIRQNVAQVQELENLHGEQKIEAETRAV